The following proteins are co-located in the Thermus thermophilus HB8 genome:
- a CDS encoding LOG family protein encodes MPKKPLIDQLHHEDSWRLFRILAEFVEGFETLSELQVPLVSVFGSARFGEGHPAYEAGYRLGRALAEAGFGVVTGGGPGVMEAVNRGAYEAGGVSVGLNIELPHEQKPNPYQTHALSLRYFFVRKVLFVRYAVGFVFLPGGFGTLDELSEVLVLLQTEKVHRFPVFLLDRGYWEGLVRWLAFLRDQKAVGPEDLQLFRLTDEPEEVVQALKAEAPPR; translated from the coding sequence ATGCCCAAGAAGCCCCTCATTGACCAGCTCCACCACGAGGACAGCTGGCGCCTCTTCCGCATCCTGGCGGAGTTCGTGGAGGGCTTTGAAACCCTCTCCGAGCTCCAGGTGCCCCTGGTCTCCGTCTTCGGCTCCGCCCGCTTCGGCGAGGGCCACCCCGCCTACGAGGCGGGTTACCGCCTGGGCAGGGCCCTGGCCGAGGCGGGCTTCGGGGTGGTGACGGGAGGGGGGCCCGGGGTGATGGAGGCGGTGAACCGGGGAGCCTACGAGGCAGGCGGCGTGAGCGTGGGCCTGAACATAGAGCTTCCCCACGAGCAAAAGCCCAACCCCTACCAGACCCACGCCCTCTCCTTGCGCTACTTCTTCGTGCGCAAGGTCCTCTTCGTCCGCTACGCCGTGGGCTTCGTTTTTCTGCCCGGGGGGTTCGGCACCTTGGACGAGCTCTCCGAGGTCCTGGTCTTGCTCCAGACGGAGAAGGTCCACCGCTTCCCCGTCTTCCTTTTGGACCGGGGCTACTGGGAAGGGCTCGTCCGCTGGCTCGCCTTCCTCCGGGACCAAAAGGCCGTGGGGCCGGAGGACCTCCAGCTCTTCCGCCTGACGGACGAGCCTGAGGAGGTGGTCCAGGCCCTCAAGGCCGAAGCGCCACCACGGTAA
- a CDS encoding HepT-like ribonuclease domain-containing protein → MPWREMVAMRNLLVHEYFSVDLEEVWSTVVRDLPALKVQVQALLEVDP, encoded by the coding sequence ATCCCCTGGCGGGAGATGGTGGCCATGCGCAACCTCCTCGTCCACGAGTACTTCAGCGTGGACTTGGAAGAGGTCTGGTCTACTGTGGTCCGGGATTTGCCCGCGCTAAAGGTTCAGGTGCAAGCCCTCTTGGAGGTTGATCCTTGA
- a CDS encoding glycoside hydrolase family 13 protein, giving the protein MNHHDLEHADPPFPELGEEVELFLETEAREGVLLYERDGELQKKPMAPWERGLKARVPVHASPFRYCFRLPQGYLGSHGLERTLPRYDRFFHLLAKPLPPEWALGAVFYQIFPDRFRQGRPELAPKEGAWLYGGRPIRKKAWHEPPGEDGAREFYGGDLFGVLEALPYLEALGVEALYLTPIFQSPSSHRYDTEDYHRVDPHLGGEEALRALYEALEARGMKLILDGVFNHVGATHPWFQKALEDPSSPERGMFTFYPDGSYASFWGVKHMPKLDYASALTQERFVFGKEAPVRYWMRLAHGWRLDVAHSIGEGGTNRKNARWLRALARAAKEEREDALVFGELSYDTVPTLRAHTLDGAMHYAGFAHPVMEWLSGRDLHGNPVELEAEDLWRALFDHYAALPLQLRHAMYTLLSSHDIPRALWRLRGDKERFKTAYALLFAFPGSPAVYYGDEVGLSQPNPYEVWRGDPYCRAPFPWDEALWDKDLLAFLRRLILLKKTHPALRLGGLLPLKAPPGVLAFRRRHRGREVWAFFAKEEVRLSLPRGVDLLSGREVAGEVEARYLLLEPLE; this is encoded by the coding sequence TTGAACCACCACGACCTGGAACACGCTGACCCCCCCTTTCCCGAGCTCGGGGAGGAGGTGGAGCTTTTCCTGGAAACCGAGGCGCGGGAAGGGGTTCTCCTTTACGAGCGGGACGGGGAGTTGCAGAAAAAGCCCATGGCGCCTTGGGAGCGGGGCCTAAAGGCGCGGGTGCCCGTCCACGCGAGCCCCTTCCGCTACTGCTTCCGCCTCCCCCAAGGCTACCTGGGCAGCCACGGCCTGGAGAGGACCCTGCCCCGCTACGACCGCTTCTTCCACCTCCTCGCCAAGCCCCTTCCCCCGGAGTGGGCCCTGGGGGCGGTCTTCTACCAGATCTTTCCCGACCGCTTCCGCCAAGGGCGCCCGGAGCTTGCCCCCAAGGAGGGGGCCTGGCTTTACGGGGGGAGGCCCATCCGCAAGAAGGCCTGGCACGAGCCCCCCGGGGAGGACGGGGCCCGGGAGTTCTACGGGGGGGACCTCTTTGGGGTCCTCGAGGCCCTCCCCTACCTGGAGGCCCTGGGGGTGGAGGCCCTCTACCTCACCCCCATCTTCCAAAGCCCCTCCAGCCACCGCTACGACACCGAGGACTACCACCGGGTGGACCCTCATCTAGGCGGGGAGGAGGCGCTTAGGGCGCTTTACGAGGCCCTCGAGGCCCGGGGGATGAAGCTCATCCTGGACGGGGTCTTCAACCACGTGGGGGCGACCCACCCCTGGTTCCAGAAGGCCCTTGAGGACCCCTCCTCCCCCGAGCGGGGGATGTTCACCTTTTATCCGGACGGGAGCTACGCCAGCTTCTGGGGCGTGAAGCACATGCCCAAGCTGGACTACGCTTCCGCCCTCACCCAGGAGCGCTTCGTCTTCGGAAAGGAGGCCCCCGTCCGCTACTGGATGCGCCTCGCCCATGGCTGGCGGCTGGACGTGGCCCACTCCATCGGGGAAGGGGGGACGAACCGGAAGAACGCCCGCTGGCTCAGGGCCCTGGCCCGGGCCGCCAAGGAGGAGCGGGAGGACGCCCTCGTCTTCGGGGAGCTCTCCTACGACACCGTCCCCACGCTGAGGGCCCACACCCTGGACGGGGCCATGCACTACGCCGGCTTCGCCCACCCGGTGATGGAGTGGCTCTCGGGGCGGGACCTCCACGGAAACCCCGTGGAGCTGGAGGCCGAGGACCTTTGGCGGGCCCTCTTTGACCACTACGCCGCCCTTCCCCTCCAGCTCCGCCACGCGATGTACACCCTCCTCTCCTCCCACGACATCCCCCGGGCCCTCTGGCGCCTCAGGGGGGACAAGGAGCGCTTCAAGACCGCCTACGCCCTCCTCTTTGCCTTCCCCGGAAGCCCCGCCGTCTACTACGGGGACGAGGTGGGCCTCTCCCAGCCCAACCCCTACGAGGTCTGGCGGGGAGACCCCTACTGCCGCGCCCCCTTCCCCTGGGACGAGGCCCTTTGGGACAAGGACCTCCTCGCCTTCCTCCGGCGCCTCATCCTCCTCAAGAAGACCCACCCCGCCTTGAGGCTCGGGGGGCTCCTCCCCCTCAAGGCCCCTCCGGGGGTCCTGGCCTTCAGGCGGCGCCACCGGGGGAGGGAGGTCTGGGCCTTTTTCGCCAAGGAAGAGGTGCGCCTTTCCCTTCCCCGGGGGGTGGACCTCCTTTCGGGAAGGGAGGTGGCGGGGGAGGTGGAGGCGCGGTACCTCCTCCTGGAGCCTTTAGAATGA
- a CDS encoding nucleotidyltransferase family protein: MDLETLRARREAVLSLCARHGAVRVRVFGSVARGEAREDSDLDLLVAFEEGRTLLDHARLKLALEGLLGVRVDIVSERGLAPRLREQVLREAIPL, from the coding sequence ATGGACCTGGAGACCCTCAGGGCCAGAAGGGAGGCCGTGCTAAGCCTCTGCGCCCGCCACGGGGCGGTGAGGGTGCGGGTCTTTGGCTCTGTGGCCCGGGGGGAAGCCCGAGAAGACAGCGACCTGGACCTCCTGGTGGCCTTTGAGGAGGGGCGCACGCTTCTGGACCATGCCCGTCTAAAGCTGGCCCTGGAGGGGCTCTTGGGGGTGCGGGTAGATATCGTGAGCGAGAGGGGCCTGGCCCCTAGGCTCCGGGAGCAAGTCCTGCGGGAGGCCATCCCTCTATGA
- a CDS encoding ABC transporter permease subunit codes for MKHPPGLKGFLLAMGLLLGLLLVATGLGLAAYLALSARLDLPGWSVLVFALLVLVPGAVAVGRLFPWLTDWYYFLPALAFLLVFTLYPIGLTVYLAFTDYSGKRNGFPDRSTETRVVAHEGARLVLEAEAQEALRCDPCVGEVVEAYAEGQRARARIQAVEGATLLLDRALPFTPAYVARVNAFHFVGFKNFAFILSQANQALFPVFLWNLVFALATVVLNGLVGLVLGLVLNNRALKLRNLYRTLLIVSWALPGVITVQVWVALLNYNFGAINRLLGVLGIYPIPWLNDPDWAKVAVLLVNLWLGFPYMMTATLGALSTIPDELYEAAKVDGATPWQALFRITLPLLEKPMLPILLSAFAFNFNNFYLIYLLTGGGPAQEGRLATAQATDILISWAYKTAFSAEGQSAYGLGAAISLLIFAITVAISLVNFRVTGALREVR; via the coding sequence ATGAAGCACCCTCCCGGACTCAAAGGCTTCCTCCTGGCCATGGGGCTTCTTCTGGGCCTCCTCCTCGTGGCCACGGGGCTAGGGCTCGCCGCTTACCTCGCCCTTTCCGCCCGCCTGGATCTTCCCGGGTGGTCCGTCCTCGTCTTCGCCCTCCTCGTCCTCGTCCCCGGGGCGGTGGCGGTGGGGCGGCTCTTCCCCTGGCTCACCGACTGGTACTACTTCCTCCCCGCCCTAGCCTTCCTCCTCGTCTTCACCCTGTACCCCATCGGCCTCACGGTCTACCTGGCCTTCACCGACTACTCGGGGAAGCGGAACGGCTTCCCCGACCGCTCCACCGAGACCCGGGTGGTGGCCCATGAGGGGGCGCGGCTCGTCCTCGAGGCCGAGGCCCAAGAGGCCCTCCGCTGCGACCCTTGCGTGGGGGAGGTCGTGGAGGCCTACGCCGAAGGGCAGAGGGCCCGGGCCCGGATCCAGGCCGTGGAAGGGGCCACCCTCCTCCTGGACCGGGCTTTGCCCTTCACGCCCGCGTACGTGGCCCGGGTCAACGCCTTCCACTTCGTGGGGTTCAAGAACTTCGCCTTCATCCTCTCCCAGGCCAACCAGGCCCTCTTTCCCGTCTTCCTCTGGAACCTCGTCTTCGCCTTGGCCACGGTGGTCCTGAACGGCCTCGTGGGGCTCGTCCTCGGGCTTGTGCTCAACAACCGGGCCCTGAAGCTCCGCAACCTCTACCGCACCCTCCTCATCGTCTCCTGGGCCCTGCCCGGGGTCATCACCGTCCAGGTCTGGGTGGCCCTCCTCAACTACAACTTCGGGGCCATCAACCGCCTTCTCGGGGTCCTGGGCATCTACCCCATCCCCTGGCTCAACGACCCCGACTGGGCCAAGGTGGCCGTCCTCCTCGTCAACCTCTGGCTCGGCTTTCCCTACATGATGACGGCCACCTTAGGGGCCCTTTCCACCATCCCCGACGAGCTCTACGAGGCGGCCAAGGTGGACGGGGCCACCCCATGGCAGGCCCTCTTCCGCATCACCCTTCCTCTCCTGGAGAAGCCCATGCTGCCTATTCTCCTCTCCGCCTTCGCCTTCAACTTCAACAACTTCTACCTCATCTACCTCCTCACCGGGGGCGGCCCGGCCCAAGAGGGCAGGCTCGCCACGGCCCAGGCCACGGACATCCTCATCTCCTGGGCCTACAAGACGGCCTTCAGCGCCGAGGGGCAGTCGGCCTACGGCCTGGGGGCGGCGATTAGCCTCCTCATCTTCGCCATCACCGTGGCCATAAGCCTGGTGAACTTCCGGGTGACCGGGGCGCTTCGGGAGGTGAGGTAG
- the murI gene encoding glutamate racemase yields MKDPKAPIGVFDSGVGGLTVLKALRRLLPREEFLYFGDTARVPYGGKPLAMVRRFAWEIAGFLLRQGVKAIVVACNTASSAALPDLAEDLSVPVFGVVEPAARAARGFRKVGLIGTQATVESGAYPRYVDLAWAKACPLFVPLVEEGLWDDPVALLVARHYLEDAPKDLEALILGCTHYPFLKGAIGAVLPGVALLDSAELTAQEVARALEAEGLLNPEGRGRTFHLVTGDPEAYRALAERLGERVEAVRRVSLEEL; encoded by the coding sequence GTGAAGGACCCCAAGGCTCCCATCGGCGTCTTTGACTCCGGGGTGGGGGGGCTTACGGTGCTCAAGGCCCTCCGCCGCCTCCTGCCCCGGGAGGAGTTTCTCTACTTCGGGGACACGGCCCGCGTGCCCTACGGCGGCAAGCCCCTCGCCATGGTGCGCCGCTTCGCCTGGGAGATCGCGGGCTTTCTCCTGAGGCAGGGGGTGAAGGCCATCGTGGTGGCCTGCAACACGGCGAGTTCCGCCGCCCTGCCCGACCTCGCCGAGGACCTCTCCGTGCCGGTCTTCGGGGTGGTGGAGCCCGCCGCCAGGGCCGCCCGCGGCTTCCGGAAGGTGGGCCTCATCGGCACCCAGGCCACCGTGGAAAGCGGGGCCTACCCCAGGTACGTGGACCTGGCCTGGGCCAAGGCCTGCCCCCTCTTCGTCCCCCTGGTGGAGGAGGGGCTTTGGGACGACCCCGTGGCCCTCCTCGTGGCCCGCCACTACCTCGAGGACGCCCCCAAGGACCTCGAGGCCCTGATCCTGGGGTGCACCCACTACCCCTTCCTCAAGGGGGCCATCGGCGCGGTCCTCCCCGGGGTGGCCCTCCTGGACTCCGCCGAGCTCACCGCCCAGGAGGTGGCGAGGGCCCTCGAGGCCGAGGGGCTCCTCAACCCGGAGGGCCGGGGCCGGACCTTCCACCTCGTCACCGGGGACCCGGAGGCCTACCGGGCCCTGGCCGAGCGCCTGGGGGAAAGGGTGGAGGCCGTGCGCCGGGTGAGCCTGGAGGAGCTTTAG
- the mutS2 gene encoding endonuclease MutS2 produces MRDVLEVLEFPRVRALLAERAKTPLGRELALALAPLPREEAEKRHELTGEALSYPYALPEAGTLREAYGRALAGARLSGPELLKAAKALEEAMALKEELLPLKNALSQVAEGIGDHTPFLERVRKALDEEGAVKDEASPRLAQIRRELRPLRQQILDRLYALMDRHREAFQDRFVTLRRERYCVPVRAGMAQKVPGILLDESESGATLFIEPFSVVKLNNRLQALRLKEEEEVNRILRDLSERLAKDEGVPKTLEALGLLDLVQAQAALARDLGLSRPAFGERYELYRAFHPLIPDAVRNSFALDEKNRILLISGPNMGGKTALLKTLGLAVLMAQSGLFVAAEKALLAWPDRVYADIGDEQSLQENLSTFAGHLRRLREMLEEATSHSLVLIDELGSGTDPEEGAALSQAILEALLERGVKGMVTTHLSPLKAFAQGREGIQNASMRFDLEALRPTYELVLGVPGRSYALAIARRLALPEEVLKRAEALLPEGGRLEALLERLEAERLALEAERERLRRELSQVERLRKALAEREARFEEERAERLKALEEEVRAELLKVEAELKALKEKARTEGKRDALRELMALRERYAKKAPPPPPPPGLAPGVLVEVPSLGKRGRVVELRGEEVLVQVGPLKMSLKPQEVKPLPEAEPGKPLLAKPRREVKEVDLRGLTVAEALLEVDQALEEARALGLSTLRLLHGKGTGALRQAIREALRRDKRVESFADAPPGEGGHGVTVVALRP; encoded by the coding sequence GTGCGGGACGTCCTCGAGGTCCTGGAGTTCCCCCGGGTCCGGGCCCTGCTGGCGGAGAGGGCCAAGACCCCCCTGGGCCGGGAGCTTGCCCTGGCCCTCGCGCCCCTTCCCCGGGAAGAGGCGGAGAAGCGGCACGAGCTCACGGGGGAGGCCCTAAGCTACCCCTACGCCCTCCCCGAGGCGGGGACCTTAAGGGAGGCCTACGGGAGGGCCCTCGCGGGGGCGAGGCTTTCCGGCCCCGAGCTCCTAAAGGCGGCCAAGGCCCTGGAGGAGGCCATGGCCCTGAAGGAGGAGCTCCTTCCCCTGAAAAACGCCTTAAGCCAGGTGGCGGAGGGCATCGGGGACCACACCCCCTTCCTGGAGCGGGTGAGGAAGGCCCTGGACGAGGAGGGGGCGGTGAAGGACGAGGCGAGCCCGAGGCTTGCCCAGATCCGAAGGGAGCTTAGGCCCCTCCGCCAGCAGATCCTGGACCGCCTCTACGCCCTCATGGACCGCCACAGGGAGGCCTTCCAGGACCGCTTCGTCACCTTAAGGCGGGAGCGCTACTGCGTCCCCGTGAGGGCGGGGATGGCCCAGAAGGTGCCGGGGATCCTCCTGGACGAGTCCGAGTCGGGGGCGACCCTCTTCATAGAGCCCTTCTCCGTGGTCAAGCTCAACAACCGCCTCCAGGCCCTGAGGCTAAAGGAGGAGGAGGAGGTGAACCGCATCCTCCGGGACCTCTCCGAGAGGCTCGCCAAGGACGAGGGGGTGCCGAAGACCCTGGAGGCCCTGGGCCTTTTGGACCTCGTCCAGGCCCAGGCCGCCTTGGCCCGGGACCTGGGGCTTTCCCGCCCCGCTTTCGGGGAGCGGTACGAGCTCTACCGGGCCTTTCACCCCCTGATCCCGGACGCCGTGCGGAACTCCTTCGCCCTGGACGAGAAAAACCGCATCCTCCTCATCTCCGGTCCCAACATGGGGGGAAAGACCGCCCTCCTCAAGACCCTGGGCCTCGCTGTCCTCATGGCCCAGTCCGGCCTCTTCGTGGCGGCGGAGAAGGCCCTTTTGGCCTGGCCCGACCGGGTCTATGCCGACATCGGGGACGAGCAGTCCCTTCAGGAGAACCTCTCCACCTTCGCCGGGCACTTAAGGCGCCTCAGGGAGATGCTGGAGGAGGCCACCTCCCATAGCCTCGTCCTCATTGACGAGCTCGGAAGCGGCACCGACCCCGAGGAGGGGGCGGCCCTTTCCCAGGCCATCCTGGAGGCCCTCCTGGAGAGGGGGGTCAAGGGGATGGTCACCACCCACCTCTCCCCCCTGAAGGCCTTCGCCCAGGGAAGGGAGGGGATCCAGAACGCCTCCATGCGCTTTGACCTCGAGGCCCTCCGCCCCACCTACGAGCTCGTCCTCGGGGTGCCGGGGCGGAGCTACGCCTTGGCCATCGCGAGGAGGCTCGCCCTCCCCGAGGAGGTCCTCAAGCGGGCCGAGGCCCTTCTGCCCGAGGGGGGGAGGCTGGAGGCCCTTCTGGAGAGGCTCGAGGCCGAGCGCCTGGCCCTGGAGGCGGAGCGGGAGCGCCTGAGGCGGGAGCTTTCCCAGGTGGAGAGGCTGCGCAAGGCCCTGGCCGAGCGGGAGGCCCGCTTTGAGGAGGAGCGGGCGGAAAGGCTCAAGGCCCTCGAGGAGGAGGTGCGGGCCGAGCTCCTCAAGGTGGAGGCCGAGCTCAAGGCCCTCAAGGAGAAGGCCCGGACCGAGGGCAAGCGGGACGCCCTCCGGGAGCTCATGGCCCTCCGGGAGCGCTACGCCAAGAAGGCCCCGCCGCCCCCGCCTCCCCCGGGCCTCGCCCCCGGGGTCTTGGTGGAGGTGCCCTCCTTGGGCAAACGGGGCCGGGTGGTGGAGCTCAGGGGGGAGGAGGTCCTGGTCCAGGTGGGCCCCCTGAAGATGAGCCTCAAGCCCCAGGAGGTGAAGCCCCTTCCCGAGGCCGAACCGGGCAAGCCCCTCCTCGCCAAGCCCCGACGGGAGGTGAAGGAGGTGGACCTCCGGGGCCTCACGGTGGCCGAGGCCCTCCTGGAGGTGGACCAGGCCCTGGAGGAGGCGCGGGCCCTGGGCCTTTCCACCCTCCGCCTCCTCCACGGCAAGGGGACGGGGGCCTTAAGGCAGGCCATCCGGGAGGCCCTCCGCCGGGACAAGCGGGTGGAAAGCTTCGCCGACGCCCCGCCCGGCGAGGGGGGGCATGGGGTTACCGTGGTGGCGCTTCGGCCTTGA
- a CDS encoding GGDEF domain-containing protein → MASLKGRYTGLNLSPTLELLDPLNPVRRQMALWLLPLGSLLAGAAYWASRPGGLDPVDRIFLPPMALGFLAFAALLWRFPTSARWVIPGAHALIALYLLSTLTYQLLFKPNPLGLSPAAYWVPFFYFSSYLFFPAKRAARLALLYLLTLFPVALLGLMRNPFQPVHWNALTQFFGANLAYVGLLYLLVRLKEGYMEAQLDAYTDFLTGLRNRRYLELILERELFRLQRYGRPLSLVLLDLDGFKAVNDLHGHEVGDRVLQALAQRIEAHLRRSDRAVRLGGEEFALLLPETPLPQALRLAERLRRAVEAMAVPPVARITASFGVAEARPTDTPLTLLRRADEAMYRAKRKGKNRVEAAPK, encoded by the coding sequence ATGGCCTCCTTGAAGGGCCGTTATACTGGTCTTAACTTGTCCCCCACCCTGGAGCTCCTGGACCCCTTGAACCCGGTGCGGCGGCAGATGGCCCTTTGGCTCCTGCCCCTGGGAAGCCTCCTGGCGGGGGCGGCCTACTGGGCCTCGAGGCCAGGGGGCCTGGACCCCGTGGACCGGATCTTCCTGCCCCCAATGGCCCTAGGCTTTCTCGCCTTCGCCGCCCTCCTATGGCGCTTTCCCACCTCGGCCCGGTGGGTCATCCCCGGCGCCCACGCCCTCATCGCCTTGTACCTCCTTTCCACCCTGACCTACCAGCTCCTCTTCAAGCCTAACCCCTTGGGTCTCTCCCCCGCCGCCTACTGGGTGCCCTTCTTTTACTTCTCCAGCTACCTTTTCTTCCCCGCCAAGAGGGCAGCGCGCCTGGCCCTCCTCTACCTCCTCACCCTCTTTCCCGTGGCCCTTCTGGGCCTCATGCGCAACCCCTTCCAGCCCGTCCACTGGAACGCCCTGACCCAGTTCTTCGGGGCCAACCTGGCCTACGTGGGCCTGCTCTACCTGCTGGTGCGCCTGAAGGAAGGGTACATGGAGGCCCAACTGGACGCCTACACCGACTTTCTCACCGGGCTCAGAAACCGCCGCTATCTAGAGCTCATTTTGGAAAGGGAGCTCTTCCGCCTGCAGCGCTACGGCCGCCCCCTTTCCCTCGTCCTCCTTGACCTGGACGGCTTCAAGGCGGTGAACGACCTCCACGGGCACGAGGTGGGGGACCGGGTGCTCCAGGCCCTCGCCCAACGCATCGAGGCCCACCTCCGGCGAAGCGACCGCGCCGTGCGCCTGGGCGGAGAGGAGTTCGCCCTTCTCCTCCCGGAAACCCCCCTCCCCCAGGCCCTGCGCCTGGCGGAGCGCCTGCGGCGGGCGGTGGAGGCCATGGCGGTGCCCCCCGTGGCGCGGATCACGGCGAGCTTCGGCGTGGCCGAGGCGCGCCCCACCGACACCCCCCTCACCCTCCTCCGCCGGGCGGACGAGGCCATGTACCGGGCCAAGCGCAAGGGGAAAAACCGGGTGGAGGCGGCCCCCAAATAA
- a CDS encoding sugar ABC transporter permease, whose amino-acid sequence MRKLVAFLLTGLALYGAYWFAANRLFDEGSYRKQVAFGSVFVPYGWAYALGFLGALVLLVLLYSLLYTALVNRLQGRRKSPWPLFLQGVTHLFLWVLILLVYYPVVQVVAASFDPTNNLFSFRRPDTGFLLVDAKVIPYLPNPSLENYAKLVEGVVLYPYQVALALLAGLALLGVGIVGLLRRLLAPEAWMDFWQGRLLFLMALLVFALALSLSPRQFTGQGTETKFLLWVRNTFLISGLTGLLAVLLTATAGYAFARFRHLPGRYPMLLFFIFVQMFPGFLALVAIYYLLSWLDLLNTFTGLVLAYSGGIISFGTWVYKGYLESISPSLEEAAMVDGATRWQVFTKILLPLSAPMFVFIFLLQFVGTYSEFVLANLVLTGVESWNVGVGLRSFTTGQFQTKWGVFAAASVLGSLPILFLFYGFQQYFVSGYTAGAVKE is encoded by the coding sequence ATGCGCAAGCTCGTGGCCTTCCTCCTCACGGGCCTCGCCCTCTACGGGGCCTACTGGTTCGCGGCGAACCGCCTCTTTGACGAGGGGTCCTACCGCAAGCAGGTGGCCTTCGGGAGCGTCTTCGTGCCCTATGGCTGGGCCTACGCCCTGGGCTTCCTCGGGGCCTTGGTCCTCCTCGTCCTCCTCTATAGCCTCCTCTATACCGCCCTCGTAAACCGCCTCCAGGGAAGGCGGAAAAGCCCCTGGCCCCTCTTCCTCCAGGGGGTGACCCACCTCTTCCTCTGGGTCCTGATCCTCTTGGTCTACTACCCCGTGGTCCAGGTGGTGGCGGCGAGCTTTGACCCCACCAACAACCTCTTCAGCTTCCGTAGGCCCGACACGGGCTTCCTCCTCGTGGACGCCAAGGTGATCCCCTACCTGCCCAACCCCTCCCTGGAAAACTACGCCAAGCTGGTGGAGGGGGTGGTCCTCTACCCTTACCAGGTGGCCCTCGCCCTCCTCGCGGGCCTCGCCCTCCTGGGGGTGGGGATCGTGGGCCTTCTCCGCAGGCTTCTTGCCCCCGAGGCGTGGATGGACTTCTGGCAGGGGAGGCTCCTTTTCCTCATGGCCCTCCTCGTCTTCGCCCTCGCCCTTTCCCTCTCGCCCAGGCAGTTCACCGGGCAGGGCACGGAGACCAAGTTCCTCCTCTGGGTGCGGAACACCTTCCTCATCTCCGGCCTCACGGGCCTCCTCGCCGTCCTCCTCACCGCCACGGCGGGCTACGCCTTCGCCCGCTTCCGCCACCTGCCCGGCCGCTACCCCATGCTCCTCTTCTTCATCTTCGTGCAGATGTTTCCGGGGTTCTTGGCCCTGGTGGCCATCTACTACCTGCTTTCCTGGCTGGACCTCTTGAACACCTTCACCGGGCTCGTTTTGGCCTACTCCGGGGGGATCATCAGCTTCGGCACCTGGGTGTACAAGGGCTATCTGGAGAGCATCAGCCCGAGCCTCGAGGAGGCGGCCATGGTGGACGGGGCCACGAGGTGGCAGGTCTTCACCAAGATCCTCCTTCCCCTCTCCGCCCCCATGTTCGTCTTCATCTTCCTCCTGCAGTTCGTGGGCACCTATTCAGAGTTCGTCCTGGCCAACCTCGTCCTCACGGGGGTGGAGAGCTGGAACGTGGGCGTGGGGCTTAGGAGCTTCACCACGGGGCAGTTCCAGACCAAGTGGGGCGTCTTCGCCGCGGCGAGCGTCTTGGGCTCCTTACCCATCCTCTTCCTCTTCTACGGGTTCCAGCAGTACTTCGTTTCCGGCTACACCGCGGGGGCCGTGAAAGAATAA
- the metK gene encoding methionine adenosyltransferase: MRLVTSESVTEGHPDKLADRISDAILDALIAQDKKARVAAETLVTTGLVFVAGEITTEGYVDIPNLVRKTVREVGYTRAKYGFDADTCAVLTAIDEQSPDIAGGVNLSYEWRVLKSTDPLDRVGAGDQGLMFGYATDETPELMPLPITLAHRLTMRLAEVRKTGLLPYLRPDGKAQVTVVYEGDKPLYVKTVVVSAQHSPEVEQEQLREDLIREVVRQAIPPEYLKDGETEYLINPSGRFILGGPHADTGLTGRKIIVDTYGGAVPHGGGAFSGKDPTKVDRSASYYARYMAKNIVAAGLARRALVELAYAIGKARPVSLRVETFGTGVLPDEKLTEIAKKVFDPRPLAIIEELDLLRPIYTPTSAYGHFGRPGFPWEETDRVEALRREAGL, from the coding sequence TTGAGGCTGGTCACGTCTGAATCGGTTACCGAGGGGCACCCGGATAAGCTGGCCGACCGGATCTCCGACGCCATCCTGGACGCCCTCATCGCCCAGGACAAGAAGGCCCGGGTGGCGGCGGAGACCCTGGTGACCACCGGGCTCGTCTTCGTGGCCGGGGAGATCACCACCGAGGGGTACGTGGACATCCCCAACCTGGTGCGCAAGACGGTGCGGGAGGTGGGGTACACCCGGGCCAAGTACGGCTTTGACGCCGACACCTGCGCCGTCCTCACCGCCATAGACGAGCAGTCCCCCGACATCGCCGGCGGGGTCAACCTCTCCTACGAGTGGCGGGTCCTCAAGTCCACCGACCCCCTGGACCGGGTGGGGGCCGGGGACCAGGGGCTCATGTTCGGTTACGCCACCGACGAGACCCCCGAGCTCATGCCCCTCCCCATCACCCTGGCCCACCGCCTCACCATGCGCCTCGCCGAGGTGCGGAAGACGGGGCTTCTGCCCTACCTCCGGCCCGACGGCAAGGCCCAGGTCACCGTGGTCTACGAGGGGGACAAGCCCCTTTACGTCAAGACCGTGGTGGTCTCCGCCCAGCACTCCCCCGAGGTGGAGCAGGAGCAATTGCGGGAGGACCTGATCCGGGAGGTGGTGCGCCAGGCCATCCCCCCGGAGTACCTGAAGGACGGGGAGACGGAGTACCTCATCAACCCCTCGGGCCGCTTCATCCTGGGCGGGCCCCACGCGGACACGGGGCTTACGGGCCGGAAGATCATCGTGGACACCTATGGAGGGGCGGTGCCCCACGGGGGCGGGGCCTTCAGCGGCAAGGACCCCACCAAGGTGGACCGCTCCGCCAGCTACTACGCCCGCTACATGGCGAAGAACATCGTGGCGGCGGGGCTTGCGAGGAGGGCCCTCGTGGAGCTCGCCTACGCCATCGGCAAGGCCAGGCCCGTCTCCCTTAGGGTGGAGACCTTCGGCACCGGGGTCCTGCCCGACGAGAAGCTCACGGAGATCGCCAAGAAGGTCTTTGACCCGAGGCCCCTCGCCATCATTGAGGAGCTGGACCTCCTGCGGCCCATCTACACCCCCACCTCGGCCTACGGCCACTTCGGCCGCCCGGGCTTCCCCTGGGAGGAGACGGACCGGGTGGAGGCCTTGAGGCGGGAAGCGGGGCTTTGA